Genomic window (Musa acuminata AAA Group cultivar baxijiao chromosome BXJ1-9, Cavendish_Baxijiao_AAA, whole genome shotgun sequence):
AAGAATACGTGACAATGGCTCGTTGTTCCTTTGAACGGCCCCTTCGTTCAAATGTGAAGGGATCCGAGTCAAAAGGACAAGAAGGGGATTCCTGTGATTGAAGTGATGCGAGTCTTGTTGACTTTGTTTCCACGCGTAGGACGCAATGACGCGGATCAACAACACTACAATTTCTTATCGAACGAAGACTCCCCAGCAAGAGATGATTTCGGCAAAACACCCATTTAATGCAAGCGGCAAAATACTTCTTTCTTCCTGACGTTTCTTTTGGGTAAGCATCAAAAGGCATGTTTTACCTGACCAAGAAACGTGTATGTTCATTGATAAAGAGGGGGGaaaaacataattaaatttaagaaagaagagattaatCTAACAATCTCGCTTGCATTCCCAGCATACTCTCCCCTCCACTAAGGTGCAATTAAGCAACAACAATCTTAACTCGTAAATTTTACTGTTGTGGCAGTTTCCGATTAAGTTTCTTCCTTTTTTATATCTAAATCTGGTCAAGATTCTAAGATTTATATATTGTAAGATAAGTCGGCAACCGTGTTTTTGCAGAAAGATTTTGTCAGAGAGAGACAAAGTGAGCACTCTTTGCACAGGCATAGCACGTAACTAAGAACCCTTGGCACGAGGTGTCATTTCGGATATGACAGTCAAACCCATATGTTGAAGGCAGTCATGCGactcataattttattattttatccgaCATATTGACTATGATCGTCTTTTCATTGCAAGAAGAGATAATGGCTAGCTAGCCATTGCCTTTCGAATTTGCCTGTTATTATTTCTAATACAGCATACTTTGGACTGTTGCAAACTGAGTTGGGCTGATCGAGCCAATCCATATTTGGGCCCTAATCCAAAAAATATAGGTGATTTGGGCCGGCAATGCCTCGACATTCCTCCTCTCACATTGTCTCTGATTTCAGATTAGGTATATAATTTCAATCATTTCAGTGATAAAGCCTTACTGACGCAGGATAGCAACAATTGCGTGAAAATTTTAATCATCTTAGtttatttttttccatcaaacaaccagtcttccaaagaggaagaagaatcatCAACCAAAATGCAAAAAAGAGAAGTCAACGGTAATTAATTATCTCCTAACAACTAGCAAGAATGAGGTCAACATGTAGATGGGTTGTACGTagaataatcaaataaaaaaaaggcaCCAGAAGTGTAATGCCTACCACGTTACTTTGCATTGGACGGTTGCTTCCATGTCGGAGTTGCATTCCAACATTTTGCTTTGAATTTGGCAATCAATATGTTTAAATAAGCATGATGCAGTAATTtggaagagtgttctgttcataccttTAGGACATGTCCACCACAGACCAATATGACCtaattaaaatgatttaaaatcAAAAGTCCACGTACCAACATGTTTAAAGTGCTTCTACGAAGTCTTTCTGTTTGCAGCGCCTATTTATATCGTCTTTCTTGGCGTCCGATTCCTACTAGGCAAAGATGGCGGCAACACGAGCAGTTGCAGCAATCGTAACAGTAGCAGCTCTCCTTCATGTAGCCATCGCCACAAGGTACACAGTCGGAGGGCCGAATGGAGGATGGAATACAATCACGGACTTGCAGGCATGGGCATCAACCAAGAGATTTGCTCCTGGAGACAGCCTAAGTAAGTTCGCAACCAACAACATGGCGCGTCTAGCTTTCTGTATAAGATGATATCCAATTTGATTTTGTAGTCTCTGTAACAAGGTTTCATTCGTCTCCGCAGTTTTCACGTATACATCATCCCATGACGTGCTGGAGGTGACAAAGGCAGCCTACGACGCATGCTCTGCAACCACTCCAACGGAGTCCCACACCGGCGGCAACACTGCGATCAAGCTTTCGGCCCCCGGCAAGAGATACTTCATTTGCGGGGTGCCGGGCCACTGTGAAGCGGGGATGAAGCTCGATGTTGACGTCATCTCCACGGCCGTGGGAGCTCCACCGCCGAAACACCACTATCCTCCTGCAGCGCCCAAGTCAACATCTCACTCGCCTTCGGAGCCTCCCATGGTTGCACCATCGAGAGCCCCTTCGGCTTCATTCCCACCGATGAGTCACGCCCCCGGCGTTGCGCCTTCCATGACATCTGCAGCTCGCGGTTGTATGCAGTGCGCGAATCTTGCCGTGGGTCTGGCAATGGGAGTTCTGTTGATTTTGGCTGCGTGAGGGAAAAGCTGACCAGTGAAATCATGTTTGTGAGCCATGGGAACTCTAATTTTCACTTTTCACTTCATTTCGTTGTGTAAATGAGGACGACCATTATTGCGGGTATGCTTG
Coding sequences:
- the LOC103997805 gene encoding uclacyanin 1-like, whose translation is MAATRAVAAIVTVAALLHVAIATRYTVGGPNGGWNTITDLQAWASTKRFAPGDSLIFTYTSSHDVLEVTKAAYDACSATTPTESHTGGNTAIKLSAPGKRYFICGVPGHCEAGMKLDVDVISTAVGAPPPKHHYPPAAPKSTSHSPSEPPMVAPSRAPSASFPPMSHAPGVAPSMTSAARGCMQCANLAVGLAMGVLLILAA